The Deltaproteobacteria bacterium genome contains a region encoding:
- a CDS encoding 2-oxoacid:acceptor oxidoreductase subunit alpha, protein MPDGVATGAKSIEERDAIVIRFAGDSGDGMQVTGTQFTTESALAGNDLATLPDFPAEIRAPAGTLAGVSAFQLNFSSLPVFTPGDDLDVLVAMNPAALKTNLEDLKPGGILIVDKESFHEQNLKKADYERSPLEDGSLAARYQLFQVDVTKLTAAALKDLGLSARAVFRCRNFFCLGMTSWLYHRPIEPTEQWIREKFRKTPELVDANIRALRAGVHFSENAELFAVSYAVKPAVIAPGRYRNITGNAATALGFVAAAQKAGRPLFLGSYPITPASDVLHELSGLKQYGVYTFQAEDEIAGVGAALGAAFGGAIAITTTSGPGMNLKAETIGLALAVELPLVITDIQRAGPSTGMPTKTEQADLLMAMYGRHGESPVPILAAATPADCFTMAYEAVRIAVKYMTPVILLTDGFLANGAEPWPIPDPDTLPEVPVAFRKDPSGFFPYLRDEETLSRPWVVPGTPGLEHRIGGLEKEYLTGNVSYAPTNHEQMMRVRARKVAGIVREIPPTEVFGPPDGELLLVGWGSTFGSIRQAVGQLQSAGHRVAHVHLRHLNPFPADLEGILERYRRVLVPEINLGQLVRLLRTEYLVDAIGFNKVQGRPFKVTEIAGRCLKLLNGEEVRS, encoded by the coding sequence ATGCCGGACGGGGTAGCCACGGGTGCCAAGTCGATCGAGGAGCGCGACGCGATCGTCATCCGCTTTGCGGGTGACTCGGGCGACGGCATGCAAGTCACCGGCACGCAGTTCACGACCGAGTCCGCGCTCGCCGGCAACGACCTCGCGACGCTGCCCGATTTCCCCGCCGAGATCCGCGCCCCCGCCGGCACGTTGGCGGGCGTCAGCGCATTCCAGCTGAACTTCTCCTCGCTTCCGGTCTTCACCCCCGGCGACGACCTCGACGTGCTGGTCGCCATGAACCCGGCCGCCCTCAAGACGAACCTCGAGGACCTGAAGCCAGGCGGCATCCTGATCGTCGATAAGGAGAGCTTCCACGAGCAGAACCTGAAGAAGGCAGACTACGAGCGCAGTCCCCTCGAGGACGGTTCCCTGGCAGCTCGCTACCAGCTCTTCCAGGTGGACGTGACGAAGCTGACCGCGGCGGCCCTGAAGGACCTGGGACTCTCCGCACGCGCCGTCTTTCGTTGCCGCAACTTCTTCTGTCTCGGCATGACCTCGTGGCTGTACCATCGCCCGATCGAGCCGACCGAGCAGTGGATCCGCGAGAAGTTCCGGAAGACCCCCGAGCTCGTCGACGCCAACATCCGGGCCCTGCGCGCGGGTGTTCACTTCTCGGAGAATGCCGAGCTGTTCGCGGTCTCCTACGCCGTCAAACCCGCCGTCATCGCCCCCGGGCGCTACCGCAACATCACCGGGAACGCCGCCACCGCCCTCGGCTTCGTGGCGGCCGCGCAGAAGGCCGGGCGGCCGCTCTTCCTCGGCAGCTATCCCATCACCCCCGCGAGCGACGTGCTCCACGAGCTCTCGGGCCTGAAGCAGTACGGCGTCTATACCTTCCAGGCCGAGGACGAGATCGCCGGCGTCGGAGCCGCCCTCGGCGCGGCCTTCGGGGGCGCGATCGCCATCACGACCACGAGCGGGCCCGGCATGAACCTGAAGGCCGAGACGATCGGGCTGGCGCTCGCCGTCGAGCTCCCGCTCGTGATCACCGACATCCAGCGTGCCGGCCCGTCGACCGGGATGCCGACGAAGACCGAGCAAGCCGACCTCCTGATGGCGATGTACGGGCGCCACGGCGAGTCGCCGGTGCCGATTCTGGCCGCTGCCACCCCCGCAGACTGCTTCACGATGGCCTACGAGGCGGTGCGCATCGCGGTCAAGTACATGACGCCCGTGATCCTGCTGACCGACGGGTTCCTCGCCAACGGCGCGGAGCCGTGGCCGATCCCCGATCCGGACACCCTTCCCGAGGTGCCGGTCGCGTTCCGCAAGGATCCGAGCGGCTTCTTTCCCTACCTTCGCGACGAGGAGACGCTGTCGCGTCCCTGGGTCGTCCCCGGGACGCCGGGCCTCGAGCACCGCATCGGCGGTCTCGAGAAGGAGTATCTGACCGGCAACGTCAGCTATGCGCCCACGAACCACGAGCAGATGATGCGCGTCAGGGCCCGCAAGGTCGCGGGCATCGTTCGCGAGATCCCGCCGACCGAGGTGTTCGGGCCGCCCGACGGCGAACTCCTGCTGGTCGGCTGGGGGAGCACCTTCGGCTCGATCCGGCAGGCCGTCGGGCAGCTGCAATCGGCCGGCCACCGCGTGGCGCACGTGCATCTCCGCCACCTGAACCCGTTCCCCGCCGACCTCGAAGGCATCCTCGAACGCTACCGCCGGGTCCTGGTCCCGGAGATCAACCTCGGCCAGCTCGTCCGC
- a CDS encoding tetratricopeptide repeat protein — MGDLASILADVRSLANRGAHHAIVARYGALDDTPEEETWNSTELLFEIGRAFGMLGNEEKVERYLLRCAELAPRRAAVFHCAIGWYFQRKKKWTKALRWYDRALASFPTYHLCLFRRGYCLEKLHRPRETVDALSRAREIWDKAPTEQRQRGRGVQVQVLFHLSRALRDLGEFDAAAEALDTCCALDHGSDPPAIRPEHVLANRGELNLRRSDLAAAAAAFQAARALDPASSYLCERLGRVHELAGDTAAAEAAYREAAALPRGSFAYLALGRFHARVTGDLPAAVAALVEALRQVPAAEPLVRVELARVELAVGRRAAALRHVERALACRREGGFAEGLRLAAELCEQLGRAADARRYLEQLARLAPADAEIAARAAALAAAPGSERPPSPPDPPLPPALAALAHAAVEAPGGERLPAIVDRFFPEKGFGFLRYGDGESIFFHVTQCEEGADGIGPGTRVTFVVGHNAKKGKPQAEVVRRVG, encoded by the coding sequence ATGGGCGACCTCGCATCCATCCTCGCCGACGTCCGATCGCTCGCCAACCGGGGAGCCCATCACGCCATCGTCGCGCGCTACGGGGCACTCGACGATACGCCCGAGGAAGAGACGTGGAACTCCACCGAGCTCCTCTTCGAGATCGGCCGCGCGTTCGGCATGCTCGGGAACGAGGAGAAGGTCGAGCGGTACCTGCTCCGGTGCGCCGAGCTCGCCCCGCGCCGCGCCGCCGTCTTTCACTGCGCGATCGGCTGGTACTTCCAGCGCAAGAAGAAGTGGACCAAGGCGCTCCGCTGGTACGACCGCGCCCTCGCGTCCTTCCCGACCTATCACCTGTGCCTCTTCCGCCGCGGCTACTGCCTCGAGAAGCTGCACCGTCCGCGGGAGACGGTCGACGCTCTCAGCCGCGCGCGTGAGATCTGGGACAAGGCGCCGACCGAGCAGCGCCAGCGCGGCCGCGGCGTCCAGGTGCAGGTGCTGTTTCACCTCTCGCGCGCGCTGCGCGACCTGGGCGAGTTCGATGCCGCGGCCGAGGCGCTCGATACCTGCTGCGCACTCGATCACGGCAGCGACCCGCCCGCCATCCGGCCGGAGCACGTGCTCGCCAACCGCGGCGAGCTGAACCTGAGACGCAGCGACCTCGCCGCGGCGGCCGCTGCGTTCCAGGCCGCCCGTGCCCTCGACCCCGCCTCGAGCTATCTCTGCGAGCGGCTCGGGCGGGTCCACGAGCTCGCCGGCGACACGGCGGCTGCGGAGGCCGCGTATCGCGAGGCTGCCGCATTGCCGCGCGGCTCGTTCGCCTACCTGGCCCTGGGGCGTTTCCACGCTCGGGTGACCGGCGACCTGCCCGCGGCCGTGGCGGCGCTGGTCGAGGCGCTCCGGCAGGTACCGGCCGCCGAGCCGCTCGTGCGGGTGGAGCTGGCGCGCGTCGAGCTCGCGGTGGGACGCCGGGCGGCAGCGCTCCGCCACGTCGAGCGGGCGCTCGCATGCCGGCGCGAGGGCGGCTTCGCCGAGGGGCTCCGGCTCGCGGCGGAGCTCTGCGAGCAGCTCGGGCGGGCAGCGGACGCGCGTCGCTACCTCGAGCAGCTCGCCCGGCTCGCCCCGGCCGATGCCGAGATCGCGGCACGCGCCGCGGCGCTGGCCGCCGCACCCGGCAGCGAGCGCCCGCCGTCGCCGCCCGACCCGCCCCTTCCTCCGGCCCTCGCCGCGCTCGCACACGCGGCCGTCGAGGCCCCGGGCGGCGAGCGTTTGCCCGCCATCGTCGATCGGTTCTTCCCGGAAAAGGGCTTCGGCTTCCTTCGCTATGGGGACGGCGAGTCGATCTTCTTTCACGTCACGCAGTGCGAGGAGGGCGCCGACGGGATCGGGCCGGGTACGCGCGTCACCTTCGTCGTCGGACACAACGCCAAGAAGGGGAAACCGCAGGCCGAGGTCGTGCGGCGAGTCGGCTGA